One Myxocyprinus asiaticus isolate MX2 ecotype Aquarium Trade chromosome 20, UBuf_Myxa_2, whole genome shotgun sequence genomic region harbors:
- the si:ch211-195b21.5 gene encoding zinc finger protein 318 has protein sequence MLKMYRGPPNPDYHRAPVASSGFGIPAARSFGPPPFCPPFGGPPGLAYGAPPPGLPPPPSGHLQAAQYSTLNESYRESFYENRHYTSHNTEQSGSTLMSSQVTPSVNSSQNWSTQKLDEQNQEVRKKAEAFLRILEASERIELKGDKSDIGEKHSSRARSRSRGKSRPRSRSRSRGRSRGRSRARSRGKSRPCSRSRSRSRSRAKSRTRAKSRPRSRSHSHGKSTRSKSQARLSPSQNKPQNKASHRGTAESNHSSSSISSGPSLGGSAMPDIFHGLKQILQSKDLEKHLPLVKGALLRNQSADETGGTVLGNQPTVRSFQNPELIPEPETSFGLNYGSTLPHESSSFSSILSWNTPTQQPETKPVFQSVEDEEKFLYGEEEERAKPQAVTVPLAQTRSVRSPVHPLSKEHQTRSVQETKAHAMPSVQSAGSGTAKVTPEQCEKVKSLLRSIGLNPGMADICKMAARLKEKKEEPVGASSLPLLKPALEALQALSKASKTDDSWSNRSGSSHSRESKREEKKVDEKERERREKQIQKKRKEYLVKELEGLMKQEGSGDLIPVMGFFCQRCEEFFGDLNSAEKHVASHGRNDRNKMGSQEQHRDAKRHGDHHQTLSHRRASPPCRADRLPSSQASQDHREHSPDRKRIRDDKSPHSMDKQKSKPEGKDSKDECKDKSKEKKDKSDDDDDDNAELTKSEKKKKKKEKKLKKKEKKKKKDKKKETDKDSL, from the exons ATGCTAAAAATGTACCGAGGTCCGCCAAACCCGGACTATCATCGGGCACCGGTAGCCTCGTCTGGTTTCGGAATCCCCGCAGCCAGATCTTTTGGACCTCCGCCGTTCTGCCCTCCTTTTGGGGGTCCGCCGGGTCTTGCATACGGTGCTCCGCCGCCCGGTCTCCCTCCTCCTCCGTCGGGACATCTGCAGGCCGCTCAGTACAGCACATTGAATGAAAGCTACAGAGAGTCATTTTACGAG AACCGGCACTACACCAGCCACAATACTGAGCAGAGTGGGTCCACGCTGATGAGCTCTCAGGTCACACCTTCAGTTAACTCCTCGCAAAACTGGTCCACCCAGAAGCTGGATGAGCAAAACCAAGAAGTCAG gAAAAAAGCAGAGGCGTTTCTTCGAATCCTGGAGGCCAGTGAACGGATTGAGCTTAAAGGAGATAAAAGTGACATTGGAGAAAAGCACAGCAGCCGAGCACGGAGTCGGAGCAGAGGGAAGAGCCGGCCACGCAGTCGCAGCAGGAGTCGTGGAAGGAGCCGGGGCCGTAGCCGAGCGCGTAGTCGCGGAAAGAGTCGGCCTTGCAGCAGATCACGCAGCAGAAGTCGCAGTCGAGCTAAAAGTCGCACAAGGGCCAAAAGTCGTCCAAGGAGTCGCAGTCACAGTCATGGGAAGAGTACTCGGAGCAAGAGTCAGGCACGCCTGAGCCCTAGCCAAAATAAACCTCAGAATAAAGCATCTCACAGGGGAACCGCAGAAAGCAATCACAGCTCTAGCAGCATCAGCAGTGGGCCGAGCCTTGGTGGTAGTGCTATGCCTGATATTTTTCATGGACTGAAACAGATCCTACAGAGCAAAGATCTGGAGAAACACCTTCCTTTGGTTAAGGGTGCCCTCCTCAGAAATCAG AGTGCTGATGAAACAGGTGGAACCGttctgggaaatcaacctacagtaAGAAGCTTCCAGAACCCTGAGCTGATACCAGAACCTGAAACCTCTTTTGGACTCAATTATGGTTCCACACTCCCTCACGAGAGCAGTAGCTTTTCCAGTATCTTATCCTGGAACACACCCACCCAGCAGCCTGAAACCAAGCCAGTGTTCCAGAGTGTTGAAGATGAGGAGAAATTCCTTTATGGAGAGGAAGAGGAGCGGGCCAAACCTCAGGCAGTGACTGTTCCGTTGGCCCAAACCAGATCTGTAAGATCTCCGGTTCATCCTCTTAGTAAAGAACACCAGACTCGCAGTGTCCAGGAAACCAAAGCTCATGCCATGCCTAGCGTGCAGTCTGCTGGTTCAGGCACTGCTAAAGTTACTCCAGAGCAATGTGAGAAGGTGAAAAGCCTCCTGAGATCCATCGGCCTGAATCCAGGCATGGCTGATATCTGTAAAATGGCTGCTAGACTAAAAGAGAAAAAGGAAGAGCCAGTAGGGGCCTCCTCGCTCCCACTGCTCAAACCAGCCCTGGAGGCGCTGCAAGCACTGTCCAAAG CGTCCAAAACTGATGACAGTTGGAGTAACCGCTCTGGAAGCAGCCATTCTCGAGAGTCAAAGCGTGAGGAGAAG AAAGTGgatgagaaggagagagagagacgagagaAACAGATTCAGAAGAAAAGGAAAGAGTACCTGGTGAAGGAACTGGAGGGCTTGATGAAACAGGAAG GTAGTGGGGATCTGATCCCAGTGATGGGTTTTTTCTGTCAACGCTGTGAAGAGTTCTTTGGGGATCTGAACAGTGCAGAAAAACATGTTGCATCTCATGGACGCAATGACAGGAACAAG ATGGGGTCACAGGAGCAACACAGGGATGCTAAAAGACATGGAGACCACCATCAAACTTTATCTCATAGAAGAGCAAGCCCCCCCTGCAGAGCTGATAGGTTGCCATCCTCACAAGCCTCCCAGGACCACAGGGAACACAGTCCCGACAGGAAGCGCATCAGAGATGACAAAAGCCCTCACTCTATGGACAAACAGAAAAGCAAGCCAGAGGGCAAAGACAGTAAGGATGAGTGTAAGGACAAATCCAAAGAGAAAAAGGATAAATCAGATGATGACGACGATGACAACGCAGAATTAACaaagagtgaaaaaaagaaaaagaagaaagagaagaaactgaagaagaaagagaaaaagaagaagaaagacaaGAAAAAGGAGACTGATAAGGATTCACTGTAG